Proteins encoded together in one Diceros bicornis minor isolate mBicDic1 chromosome 18, mDicBic1.mat.cur, whole genome shotgun sequence window:
- the AARSD1 gene encoding alanyl-tRNA editing protein Aarsd1 isoform X2 encodes MAFRCQRDSYAREFTTTVVSCCPAELQTEGSNGKKEVLSGFQVVLEDTLLFPEGGGQPDDHGTINDIAVLRVTRRGAQADHFTQTPLTPGSEVQVRVDWERRFDHMQQHSGQHLITAVADHLFGLKTTSWELGRLRSVIELDSPSVTAEQVAAIEQSVNEKIRDRLPVNVRELSLDDPEVEQVRARGLPDDHAGPIRVVTIKSVDSNMCCGTHVSNLSDLQVIKILGTEKGKKNKTNLIFLAGNRVLKWMERSHGTEKALTSLLKCGAEDHVEAVKKLQNSTKLLQKNNLNLLRDLAVHIAHSLRNSPDWGGVVALHRVAEILEGKGAGKKGRFQGKATKMSRRPEVQALLQDYISTQSAEE; translated from the exons TTCACCACCACCGTGGTCTCCTGCTGTCCCGCCGAGCTGCAGACAGAGGGAAGCAACGGCAAGAAGGAAGTGCTGAGCGGCTTCCAAGTGGTGCTGGAAGACACGCTGCTTTTCCCCGAGGGCGGGGGCCAG CCTGATGACCATGGTACAATCAATGACATTGCTGTGCTGAGAGTGACCCGCCGGGGGGCCCAGGCTGATCATTTCACACAGACACCCCTGACCCCTGGGAGCGAGGTCCAGGTCCGGGTGGACTGGGAGCGGAGGTTTGATCACATGCAACAGCATTCAG GGCAGCATCTTATCACAGCAGTTGCCGACCATCTGTTTGGGCTGAAGACAACATCTTG GGAGTTAGGGCGACTCCGGAGTGTGATTGAGCTGGACAGCCCCTCTGTGACTGCAGAGCAAGTAGCTGCCATTGAGCAGAGTGTCAATGAAAAAATCAGAGATCGGCTGCCTGTGAATGTGCGAGAGCTGAGCCTGGATGATCCTGAGGTGGAGCAG GTgagggcccggggtttgccggatGATCATGCTGGGCCCATTCGAGTTGTTACCATCAAGAGCGTTGATTCCAACATGTGCTGTGGGACGCACGTGAGCAATCTCAGTGACCTTCAG GTCATTAAAATTCTGGGCACTGAGAaggggaaaaagaacaaaaccaacCTGATATTTCTGGCTGGGAACCGGGTGCTGAAGTGGATGGAGAGAAGTCATGGAACTGAAAAAGCACTGACCTCTCTGCTTAA GTGTGGAGCAGAGGATCACGTGGAAGCAGTGAAAAAGCTACAGAACTCCACCAAGCTCCTGCAGAAG AACAACCTGAATCTGCTCAGAGACCTAGCTGTGCACATTGCCCACAGCCTCAGGAACAGCCCAGACTGGGGAGGAGTGGTTGCCTTACACAG GGTGGCTGAGATCCTGGAAGGCAAAGGAGCCGGGAAGAAAGGCCGCTTTCAGGGCAAGGCCACCAAGATGAGCCGGCGTCCAGAGGTGCAGGCGCTTCTCCAGGACTACATCAGCACGCAGAGCGCCGAGGAGTGA
- the AARSD1 gene encoding alanyl-tRNA editing protein Aarsd1 isoform X1 — MAFRCQRDSYAREFTTTVVSCCPAELQTEGSNGKKEVLSGFQVVLEDTLLFPEGGGQPDDHGTINDIAVLRVTRRGAQADHFTQTPLTPGSEVQVRVDWERRFDHMQQHSGQHLITAVADHLFGLKTTSWELGRLRSVIELDSPSVTAEQVAAIEQSVNEKIRDRLPVNVRELSLDDPEVEQVRARGLPDDHAGPIRVVTIKSVDSNMCCGTHVSNLSDLQVIKILGTEKGKKNKTNLIFLAGNRVLKWMERSHGTEKALTSLLKCGAEDHVEAVKKLQNSTKLLQKNNLNLLRDLAVHIAHSLRNSPDWGGVVALHRKEGDSEFMNIIANEIGSEETLLFLTVGDEKGAGLFLLAGPAEAVETLGPRVAEILEGKGAGKKGRFQGKATKMSRRPEVQALLQDYISTQSAEE; from the exons TTCACCACCACCGTGGTCTCCTGCTGTCCCGCCGAGCTGCAGACAGAGGGAAGCAACGGCAAGAAGGAAGTGCTGAGCGGCTTCCAAGTGGTGCTGGAAGACACGCTGCTTTTCCCCGAGGGCGGGGGCCAG CCTGATGACCATGGTACAATCAATGACATTGCTGTGCTGAGAGTGACCCGCCGGGGGGCCCAGGCTGATCATTTCACACAGACACCCCTGACCCCTGGGAGCGAGGTCCAGGTCCGGGTGGACTGGGAGCGGAGGTTTGATCACATGCAACAGCATTCAG GGCAGCATCTTATCACAGCAGTTGCCGACCATCTGTTTGGGCTGAAGACAACATCTTG GGAGTTAGGGCGACTCCGGAGTGTGATTGAGCTGGACAGCCCCTCTGTGACTGCAGAGCAAGTAGCTGCCATTGAGCAGAGTGTCAATGAAAAAATCAGAGATCGGCTGCCTGTGAATGTGCGAGAGCTGAGCCTGGATGATCCTGAGGTGGAGCAG GTgagggcccggggtttgccggatGATCATGCTGGGCCCATTCGAGTTGTTACCATCAAGAGCGTTGATTCCAACATGTGCTGTGGGACGCACGTGAGCAATCTCAGTGACCTTCAG GTCATTAAAATTCTGGGCACTGAGAaggggaaaaagaacaaaaccaacCTGATATTTCTGGCTGGGAACCGGGTGCTGAAGTGGATGGAGAGAAGTCATGGAACTGAAAAAGCACTGACCTCTCTGCTTAA GTGTGGAGCAGAGGATCACGTGGAAGCAGTGAAAAAGCTACAGAACTCCACCAAGCTCCTGCAGAAG AACAACCTGAATCTGCTCAGAGACCTAGCTGTGCACATTGCCCACAGCCTCAGGAACAGCCCAGACTGGGGAGGAGTGGTTGCCTTACACAG GAAGGAGGGTGATTCTGAGTTCATGAATATCATTGCCAATGAGATTGGGTCAGAG GAGACCCTCCTGTTCTTAACCGTGGGTGATGAGAAAGGTGCTGGGCTCTTCCTACTGGCAGGGCCAGCTGAGGCCGTGGAGACCCTGGGGCCCAG GGTGGCTGAGATCCTGGAAGGCAAAGGAGCCGGGAAGAAAGGCCGCTTTCAGGGCAAGGCCACCAAGATGAGCCGGCGTCCAGAGGTGCAGGCGCTTCTCCAGGACTACATCAGCACGCAGAGCGCCGAGGAGTGA
- the AARSD1 gene encoding alanyl-tRNA editing protein Aarsd1 isoform X3 gives MAFRCQRDSYAREFTTTVVSCCPAELQTEGSNGKKEVLSGFQVVLEDTLLFPEGGGQPDDHGTINDIAVLRVTRRGAQADHFTQTPLTPGSEVQVRVDWERRFDHMQQHSGQHLITAVADHLFGLKTTSWELGRLRSVIELDSPSVTAEQVAAIEQSVNEKIRDRLPVNVRELSLDDPEVEQVRARGLPDDHAGPIRVVTIKSVDSNMCCGTHVSNLSDLQVIKILGTEKGKKNKTNLIFLAGNRVLKWMERSHGTEKALTSLLKCGAEDHVEAVKKLQNSTKLLQKNNLNLLRDLAVHIAHSLRNSPDWGGVVALHRKEGDSEFMNIIANEIGSEGG, from the exons TTCACCACCACCGTGGTCTCCTGCTGTCCCGCCGAGCTGCAGACAGAGGGAAGCAACGGCAAGAAGGAAGTGCTGAGCGGCTTCCAAGTGGTGCTGGAAGACACGCTGCTTTTCCCCGAGGGCGGGGGCCAG CCTGATGACCATGGTACAATCAATGACATTGCTGTGCTGAGAGTGACCCGCCGGGGGGCCCAGGCTGATCATTTCACACAGACACCCCTGACCCCTGGGAGCGAGGTCCAGGTCCGGGTGGACTGGGAGCGGAGGTTTGATCACATGCAACAGCATTCAG GGCAGCATCTTATCACAGCAGTTGCCGACCATCTGTTTGGGCTGAAGACAACATCTTG GGAGTTAGGGCGACTCCGGAGTGTGATTGAGCTGGACAGCCCCTCTGTGACTGCAGAGCAAGTAGCTGCCATTGAGCAGAGTGTCAATGAAAAAATCAGAGATCGGCTGCCTGTGAATGTGCGAGAGCTGAGCCTGGATGATCCTGAGGTGGAGCAG GTgagggcccggggtttgccggatGATCATGCTGGGCCCATTCGAGTTGTTACCATCAAGAGCGTTGATTCCAACATGTGCTGTGGGACGCACGTGAGCAATCTCAGTGACCTTCAG GTCATTAAAATTCTGGGCACTGAGAaggggaaaaagaacaaaaccaacCTGATATTTCTGGCTGGGAACCGGGTGCTGAAGTGGATGGAGAGAAGTCATGGAACTGAAAAAGCACTGACCTCTCTGCTTAA GTGTGGAGCAGAGGATCACGTGGAAGCAGTGAAAAAGCTACAGAACTCCACCAAGCTCCTGCAGAAG AACAACCTGAATCTGCTCAGAGACCTAGCTGTGCACATTGCCCACAGCCTCAGGAACAGCCCAGACTGGGGAGGAGTGGTTGCCTTACACAG GAAGGAGGGTGATTCTGAGTTCATGAATATCATTGCCAATGAGATTGGGTCAGAG GGTGGCTGA